ATCATTAGATTTCTTGGCACCAGAATACATCTTATCAGCGACTCATTCCCCGGCCAGCGATATATATTCACTCGGCATGGTGATATACTCTTTGCACAGCACAGGACATAATACTCTGGGAAACATTGGCAATGAATACAGTAAATTTAAGAGATTTGTCAATGAACTAAAAACTTTATCACCTTCGAGACTGATGTGTGTTAACGAGGGCTTGAGGGAGTATGTGAAATTGATGTTGAATGTCACACCAGAGCTGCGGCCAGATCCCCATCAGTTTCTTAAGGTaaggtgattttttttttgtatttgtaggATTTAATGAACTTTGTATACAATACACTCAGTTTtacttgtaattatttaaaaaataaataaattacttcatacTGTTTTCAATATCTGAatttttggtattattttattactaggCAAATCTAACAAGATATTTATCATGttcataactttaaaactttattatgtataaatatatatttttttgagttttcatcccaaatgtttaacttaataaacatatctttattgctcttttttattttagataccATATTTCGAAGATGTGGGTGTAAAAACTCTAAACTATTTGGATTCCATGTTCCAATGGGATAATCTGCAAAAGTCCCAGTTCTACAAGGGCCTGCCACAGATTATACAGAAAATGCCGCACCGTATTTGCATTTACCGAATCCTTCCATGTCTCACCAAAGAGTTCGTCAATCCACCGATGGTACCCTTCGTGTTGCCGAATGTTTTGCTGATAGCCGAAAATTCGTCTAAGGAAGAATacgtgaaatatattttgccaGTTCTGAAACCGGTCATGCTGATTCAGGATCcaatacaaattttacttatattcatGCAAAAAATGGAGCTGCTATTAAAATTGACGCCAGGGGACGAGGTGAAGACGGAAATTCTGCCGATGTTGTACAGGGCTCTGGAATCGGACGCTCAACAGATTCAGGAGTTGTGTTTATCGGTGCTGCCAACGTTCGCCTCGCTGATCGACTACCCCGCCATGAAAAATGCTTTACTGCCTCGTATCAAGAAGCTATGTATGAGCACAAACTATATATCGGTGAGAGTGAACTGCTTGTTATGTTTGGGCAAGCTGTTGGAACATTTGGACAAGTGGCTGGTGTTGGATGAGGTCATTCCCTTCCTGCCACAGATACCGTCCCGCGAACCGGCCGTTCTCATGGGAATATTAGGTTAatcaatttgaatataaatttcaaacttCAAAACATCTACGTCAATTCACAGACTGTAAGTAATaaagatgattttttaatcaaattattttttcaggtatatataaattaacgcTAGGTCACAAAAAGCTCGGCATCACGAAGGAGGTTATGGCAACCAAAGTCCTGCCGTTCCTCATACCTCTCTGTGTTGAGAACGGATTGACACTGAACCAGTTCAATGCCCTCATATCACTCGTGAAGCTCATGATATCTAAGGTAGAAAGCGAACACAGGAGTAAGCTGGAGCAACTCAACTCAATACAAAATGAATCGAAGTGAGTCATttcatgtattatttttcaacgTCCTCACACCTGAAGCCTGAGGCGTACAAAACATCTGTATTTCTAAGATGTTATAGAACATAGATATAGTTATCAAAGATTTAGTTCCGTATCTACTGTAACAACAAACACTAAATACAGAATAAACTCAGAGTGAGATATAAGACTTTCGcgtttatttattgacataaaactagtatttttcggaattactacgcgtttatgatgattattaataacttacCCGAGACGTTTCGGAGTCTCaacagtaaccgtgatcaccgtgatcacggttaaaGAAAAGAAAGTATTCTGATCTCTGTTatcaaaacattacatttttttcagaataaaatgtatttttaatgtgactcttaattaacaaacatgatttatatatacacattttttagATAAGATAATGAATCCTTCGTGTCAAAGTAAAGCTTGCTCTTGACCAATTTAGGCAACTTGTTCAAAACTCCTTAAGTCCTCCACAATCGTCCGATCCCAATAAGTATATTTGCATTTAGACAAAACCATTTGTATCATGCATTAATCACAAGTCTTAAACCTCTAAGTCTTTGGTAGAGTATGTCTAGATTATTCAAACATGTGACTCAATGTTGCTAACACAcagattttacaaaatttttcagagTAATGGAGCACGCATTGTCCTCACCGGACTCGTTGGTGACAAACACACAACCGGATATAGATCGAATGTTCTCCGGATTAGGCATTGAGTCATTCTCATTCAATAAACCCGAGAAACATGAACCCGCCATAACAGTTCCGGAAAGAAGTTCATTGACTATTGAAGACAAACAGAGGTGAGTGCTGAGTAGTGTAGAGACATAAACACTCTTACACACTCTACATTatgatggaaaataaaaaaatatgtcactaCATGCTTCATAATGGTTGTGTAGTATTAACACggtttctatatattataaattacattatattagcagtatttttatttagaatgtacttacatatacaaacatacaggATCAATCATAGgcttttgtttcaaaaatgtttttctaataTAGTCTATATTTCTTTTCCAGAATAGCGCAGCATCAAGAGACATCTCGTAAGTTTAACAGACAAACTCCCTCAGCGATTccaacgccatctatcgtccCTCTACCGCAGCCTCCAAAGGCTGTTGACTTAACGAACACACTGTTACAGTCCAATCTCAACCAATTGACTACCAAACAGTTTCAAGCCACAAATAACTCTAATTCTATGGCTAGTATGACATCCAGTACAGCCAACACGAGCGCCCCAAATTATAATCTCAATATAGGAAGTCCCATAGGATTCGGCTATCAGAACCAATCGATGCCATTCGATAAACAACTGGCGTTACCACCAAGCACGGGTTGGACGAGCACAAACAGCGCTACCAATACAACGTTCGGAAATCAAAGTGCCAACTTCAACAACAAATGGGCGAACAATCAGAGCAATCAGAATAATATGAAGCAGGATTGGTCAGCCTTTGAGTCTCTGTTACCGAGCCAGACTAAAATAATTCTAGcaataataacaatgtaaAGAAGTTAAGTGACAGCGAAATGATGGATTTGTTGAGttaatgtttacaatattCGTTCAGAAACTATGAAAGTGCCACTTGTTTGAGAAggaattagatttttttttaacccgCTGATAACATGATAAGTTGGGGttatacaaaatgaattaGTGAATAGTTGatactatttaatttgaaccaaATTCTGTATAAGTCCATGTTGGCATTGTCACACTGCATACTGAAAGTTTACAgtttatcattcataaattttcacacattattattaattatttgtattaacatGTGTGAATGGACAGGAAACGCGTAGTATAAAGTGCCGATACAAACCTGTGCTAgcttagtaatataatttttttgtaaaacactGTATTATGGActgatttgaaatttatttatttttatgaagttaTGTTTAGTGAAATCATTTGACATATCATGTGTTTAAATACAACATCAAGGCGGGGACACatcatttataacattcctattagtatttttatttaaattttattcaggtCCGAAGCGGACATACCAATTtatgaaatcataaaattaagtttagaaaatatatattaatttatttttgtataatttgataatataaaatattacaaaaaaaaaaatacttaattataatttactatcaaaaagtattattatatacagtcTAAGTTAAGATACTCGGTTGGCGATTGTTTTAAttcgaataaaaaacatattactatttaacataaatgcaaaaatttcatggtataaatgaattattttactttacttaTACTATGTACCAGAATGGTTACGTTGCACGTCTATTGTAAGCGatctcttaaataataaatacatttaatggtaacttgtttcaattaaatataacgtttGTTCCTAACACTAGATTACAATGGCGAGTGGaaagaatttaaatcaaaccatTGCACTATCTCCGTCTTTTAAACGACGCCGCGAAGAACACGCAACCTGTCCCCGTTTGTAGGAGACTGGCGATGAAAAAACAAGTTCTGTATTCGTAATTATAAACGAGAGAccaaatcataattaaaatcgcGACTATTGCATTCGCGGTTGTCATAGTGGCCGTTGTGTCAAAGTCATTGAGCGAGTTGTACAAAGGCTGCTGTAAGACACTGGAAGCGGCTGTCGCGAGACTTGCCAGTGTACACCACACAACCATGAAGCTTTTATTGGACGACAGAGTTATACctgaaattaaattaggtTATAcactaattattaataatataaatttgacaaCAATTATGAATatgcttaatatatatattattattactttatttataattgacgAAGAATTACATAAGTCGCCTTCCAATACTtgtaatcaattaattctaaCATGCTTACTCTGATGCTTACCATAAAATCCAATAGCACCAATCCCACAGAACACAGTACAGAGGCGCGCCTTCTCGTTGATATTCTGTGGCAGCGCGATGATCAGAATGATGAAACAAAACGCGCCACTGTACGCTACAGCTGACGACACCGACACCTAGATTCAATGACATCTTTTActctgaatataataaaagaaacctGTCTTACAGACATCATAGTCTCATCTTTTGTTTGTCCTTGTTAATTtcgaacaaaaattttaatttattctagtatggtttacaaaacataatatttaaaagtacacTCACCGACCATATATTCATACTCGGATTGAGTTCCCATAGCATCGGCGGGAAGAGCAACCCGAGAATTAGAATTGAGAATGTCGTGCACAGATGTAACAGTGTGTACAAATAGAAATTGAAATCGAGCAACATGTTAACAACGGTTATGAAATTCTTCTTCAAGGAGGCAGTTCGTCTAGCTGTTCCCGGAGTAACGTCTGATGTGAACACCAAACTGTTGGAAGGAGCATTCACAGTTGTTTCTCTGTATAATGGCTGCGGGTGGTGCTCTCTATCAATATTCTCCAACTCCTGATATCCGTTGATACGACTGTAGCTCGTCACGTCCAAATTACCAAAATCGGAAGAAAATCGACTTGGTGCTTCGAACATTGTACTGAAATCGGTCGAGAACCTCATTTCTCTGTTATTTTCGCGTTGCTCTACTTCTGGATCGATTATTTCTCTTGCGTTTTTGTTAGATTTAAATACTACTACGTCATTTGCATCTTCGTCTTGAACGGACACGGGGTTCTCTGATGACACCGCTGCCACTCTCGCATCAGGACTTCCTGTTGGCCTTTGATTGGATCTATCAGCACTttgattagaaaaaattacatcatcCTCGTCTTCAACTGCTCGAATCATATTATAGGTCGACCTTATAACTTTTTCTATATACACGGGTCTCGTATACGCAGCGAGGAAAAAGCAATTCTGCATCAATACAGCTCCATATATCATGACAACTACATCGGCTGTATATACAGTGCAGAGGTAGCCAACAAGCAGACATGACAATATGTTCCCAAGAGATGGTGCCATT
This genomic window from Danaus plexippus chromosome 14, MEX_DaPlex, whole genome shotgun sequence contains:
- the LOC116769436 gene encoding uncharacterized protein LOC116769436, coding for MEEPTHQNNRRERIENGVEDLHLDRVVASQPEIGPTPPDGGYGWMIVISAIIYNVTVPTVIILYGLVILKSIREEDHAEGEKMKIWDQDLALIPVIMIVIRLLLESWCRAVVKIFNMPRFTALAGLCLTIAGILLSSYSTNVYQNDHIVNIFAGIFAGAGCALTGQQTDVLITHYFRDKLTTAQRLIRMAPSLGNILSCLLVGYLCTVYTADVVVMIYGAVLMQNCFFLAAYTRPVYIEKVIRSTYNMIRAVEDEDDVIFSNQSADRSNQRPTGSPDARVAAVSSENPVSVQDEDANDVVVFKSNKNAREIIDPEVEQRENNREMRFSTDFSTMFEAPSRFSSDFGNLDVTSYSRINGYQELENIDREHHPQPLYRETTVNAPSNSLVFTSDVTPGTARRTASLKKNFITVVNMLLDFNFYLYTLLHLCTTFSILILGLLFPPMLWELNPSMNIWSVSVSSAVAYSGAFCFIILIIALPQNINEKARLCTVFCGIGAIGFYGITLSSNKSFMVVWCTLASLATAASSVLQQPLYNSLNDFDTTATMTTANAIVAILIMIWSLVYNYEYRTCFFIASLLQTGTGCVFFAASFKRRR
- the LOC116769828 gene encoding SCY1-like protein 2; this translates as MEVFNKFYSSVSNTVSQLSGVLPGNPVTREFEATQFIASAGPGLLWKVYKGFKKSTKQEASIFVFEKKQLERWSKADRDIMIDILKRGIVQLTKLRHPQILTVQHSLEESRESLAFATEPVFASLANILGNTENMPHPLPNHIVHYKLYEVEIKYGLMQVAEGLAFLHNDVKLLHHNICPESIIVNQQGAWKIFGFDFCIANQSMTGSAPFWPFTEYCQAMHALTQPSLDFLAPEYILSATHSPASDIYSLGMVIYSLHSTGHNTLGNIGNEYSKFKRFVNELKTLSPSRLMCVNEGLREYVKLMLNVTPELRPDPHQFLKIPYFEDVGVKTLNYLDSMFQWDNLQKSQFYKGLPQIIQKMPHRICIYRILPCLTKEFVNPPMVPFVLPNVLLIAENSSKEEYVKYILPVLKPVMLIQDPIQILLIFMQKMELLLKLTPGDEVKTEILPMLYRALESDAQQIQELCLSVLPTFASLIDYPAMKNALLPRIKKLCMSTNYISVRVNCLLCLGKLLEHLDKWLVLDEVIPFLPQIPSREPAVLMGILGIYKLTLGHKKLGITKEVMATKVLPFLIPLCVENGLTLNQFNALISLVKLMISKVESEHRSKLEQLNSIQNESKVMEHALSSPDSLVTNTQPDIDRMFSGLGIESFSFNKPEKHEPAITVPERSSLTIEDKQRIAQHQETSRKFNRQTPSAIPTPSIVPLPQPPKAVDLTNTLLQSNLNQLTTKQFQATNNSNSMASMTSSTANTSAPNYNLNIGSPIGFGYQNQSMPFDKQLALPPSTGWTSTNSATNTTFGNQSANFNNKWANNQSNQNNMKQDWSAFESLLPSQTKIILAIITM